In a single window of the Ferviditalea candida genome:
- the spoVE gene encoding stage V sporulation protein E — translation MGKARTNPDTMIILSTLLILGIGVVMVFSASAVLAFHDFGDSYYYLKRQLFFAALGLVAMYLTMNVDYWLWKRFAKIGLISGFALLVIVLIPGVGVVRGGARSWLGVASFGIQPSEFMKLALIVFLAKVLSEDQKNIVHFIKGLLPALLLVGAAFGLIMLQPDLGTGAVLVGSALLMIYTAGARISHLSYLALLGAAGFVGLIAMAPYRLQRITAFLDPWKDPLGAGYQAIQSLYAIGPGGLIGLGLGMSRQKYNYLPEPQTDFIFSIIAEELGFIGGTVVLLLFLLLIWRGMRTAITAPDTFGSLLALGIVGLIAVQVIINIGVVIGMFPVTGITLPLISAGGSSLTLVLTAIGILLNISRYAR, via the coding sequence GTGGGAAAAGCCCGAACCAATCCTGATACGATGATCATCCTTTCGACGCTGCTGATTTTGGGGATCGGCGTTGTTATGGTGTTCAGCGCCAGCGCTGTGCTCGCCTTTCACGATTTCGGGGACAGCTACTATTATTTGAAGCGGCAGCTGTTTTTTGCCGCATTGGGACTCGTGGCCATGTATTTGACGATGAACGTTGATTACTGGCTCTGGAAGAGGTTTGCCAAAATCGGCCTGATCTCCGGATTCGCCCTGCTGGTCATCGTGCTTATACCGGGCGTCGGCGTGGTCAGAGGAGGAGCGAGAAGCTGGCTGGGAGTAGCCTCCTTCGGCATACAGCCCTCTGAATTCATGAAGCTGGCGCTGATCGTATTTTTGGCGAAGGTGCTGTCGGAGGACCAAAAGAATATCGTCCATTTCATCAAGGGGCTGCTGCCCGCCTTATTGCTGGTGGGAGCGGCTTTCGGACTGATCATGCTGCAGCCCGATCTCGGGACCGGCGCGGTATTGGTCGGTTCGGCGCTGTTGATGATTTATACGGCGGGAGCGAGAATTTCCCATCTTTCTTATTTGGCATTGCTCGGTGCGGCCGGTTTTGTCGGCCTGATTGCGATGGCGCCGTACCGGCTGCAGCGGATCACCGCCTTTTTGGATCCGTGGAAGGACCCGCTGGGAGCCGGCTATCAAGCGATTCAATCGCTGTATGCCATCGGCCCCGGCGGCTTGATCGGTTTGGGCCTTGGCATGAGCCGGCAAAAATACAACTATCTGCCGGAACCGCAAACCGATTTTATCTTTTCGATTATTGCCGAGGAGCTTGGCTTCATCGGAGGGACGGTCGTATTGCTGCTGTTTCTGCTGCTCATCTGGCGGGGCATGAGAACGGCCATTACCGCTCCCGACACGTTCGGGAGCCTGTTGGCTTTAGGGATTGTCGGTCTGATCGCCGTACAGGTGATCATCAATATCGGCGTTGTCATCGGCATGTTTCCGGTGACCGGCATTACCCTGCCGCTGATCAGCGCCGGCGGTTCATCGCTGACGCTGGTGCTGACGGCGATCGGCATCCTGCTGAACATATCCCGCTATGCGAGGTGA
- the murA gene encoding UDP-N-acetylglucosamine 1-carboxyvinyltransferase — protein sequence MEKLVIEGGRPLSGTVQIHGSKNAALPILAACLLADGIHVIENVPKLLDIEVMLEILRALGCRAEHADERVILDTADVNSHHIPEKLMRQMRSSIFLMGPLLARFGKVQIYQPGGCAIGSRKIDLHLRGLESLGAVIDVSADTIKCSVEKLKGEDILLDLPSVGATENIMMAAVMAEGTTTIHNAAREPEITDLQNFLNAMGADISGAGTDTIIIHGVAKLTPCLYRVIPDRIVAGTLMIAAAVTRGTITLRNMDPKYLTAVIHVLKRVGVQIRTEDDIIYVNCMNRPKPVDQIVTSPYPAFPTDLQAQMMVLLSLADGFSILKETVFDGRFKHVDELNRMGADIRQDWNSAFIRGVPRLYGTTVEATDLRAGAALVLAGLAAAGTTVVEQIQHIDRGYDRIEEIFQQLGGQIQRCALIPKV from the coding sequence TTGGAGAAATTGGTAATTGAAGGCGGCAGGCCTCTGTCCGGAACCGTCCAAATCCACGGATCGAAAAATGCGGCGCTGCCCATCCTTGCAGCCTGTTTGCTGGCGGACGGGATACATGTCATCGAGAATGTGCCCAAATTGCTGGATATCGAAGTGATGCTCGAAATCTTGCGTGCATTGGGGTGCAGGGCGGAGCATGCTGATGAACGGGTCATCCTTGACACCGCGGACGTCAATTCGCATCATATCCCGGAGAAACTGATGAGGCAAATGAGATCTTCCATTTTCTTGATGGGTCCGTTATTGGCCAGATTCGGCAAAGTTCAAATCTACCAGCCGGGGGGCTGTGCAATCGGCAGCCGCAAAATCGACCTGCACCTTAGGGGTCTCGAATCGCTGGGAGCGGTCATTGACGTTTCGGCGGATACGATTAAATGCTCCGTAGAAAAACTCAAAGGAGAGGACATTCTGCTGGATTTGCCCAGTGTCGGGGCAACGGAGAATATCATGATGGCCGCTGTCATGGCTGAAGGCACGACGACGATTCACAATGCGGCCAGGGAGCCTGAAATCACGGATTTGCAAAATTTCCTCAACGCGATGGGGGCGGATATAAGCGGAGCCGGTACCGATACGATTATCATCCACGGTGTTGCCAAGCTGACTCCCTGTTTATACAGGGTGATCCCCGACCGGATTGTCGCCGGCACGCTGATGATAGCCGCGGCGGTGACGAGAGGGACAATCACTTTGCGGAATATGGATCCAAAGTATTTGACAGCGGTGATTCACGTATTGAAGCGGGTTGGTGTTCAAATCAGAACAGAGGATGATATAATATACGTAAACTGCATGAACCGTCCCAAACCGGTGGACCAAATCGTCACTTCTCCTTATCCGGCGTTTCCGACGGATCTTCAGGCGCAAATGATGGTGCTGCTGTCGCTCGCCGATGGTTTCAGCATTTTGAAGGAGACCGTTTTTGACGGCAGGTTCAAGCACGTCGATGAATTAAACCGAATGGGAGCCGATATTCGTCAGGATTGGAATTCCGCTTTTATTCGGGGAGTTCCCAGATTATACGGGACAACGGTTGAAGCTACCGACTTGAGGGCCGGAGCGGCGCTGGTTTTGGCTGGGCTGGCGGCGGCCGGGACTACAGTTGTTGAACAGATTCAACACATTGACCGGGGATATGACCGGATAGAAGAAATTTTTCAACAACTCGGCGGACAAATACAAAGATGTGCCCTTATTCCTAAAGTATGA
- a CDS encoding UDP-N-acetylmuramoyl-L-alanyl-D-glutamate--2,6-diaminopimelate ligase encodes MLLKEIASLLLLSRLEGRGEVQVTGIQADSRKVQPGDLFICISGLVSDGHQYAGDAVSKGAAALVAEHAVDADVPQLIVKDSRYAMAVIANHFYGYPSGQMKLIGVTGTNGKTTTTYLIEHIMREQGFRTGLMGTIQTRIGSKIIEAERTTQDVVDLQRNLHEMVKEETEYCIMEVSSHALELGRVKGCRFRTALFTNLTQDHLDYHQTMENYAAAKGLLFSRLGNEFFADPQERQYAVFNADDPASGAYLRQTAVQAVTYGIRNDSDVRAFDVKVTAQGTRFKVSTFRGDTELQMKLLGTFNVYNALAAISAALIEGIPLEAVKQSLENVRIVDGRMESIYQGQDFLVVVDYAHTPDGLENALSTIKEFAEGRVLTVFGCGGDRDRLKRPIMGKIAAQYSDHVLVTSDNPRSEDPEAIMRDIEPGILSQGWDRQRYDMIVERREAIRQAVRMAGPGDVVLIAGKGHETYQIIKGKVYDFDDRLVASEEIRSLQS; translated from the coding sequence TTGCTGCTGAAAGAGATTGCGTCATTGCTGCTGCTTTCCCGATTGGAAGGGCGCGGAGAAGTGCAGGTGACGGGAATTCAAGCCGATTCCCGGAAGGTGCAGCCGGGAGACTTGTTCATCTGTATATCGGGTCTGGTTTCAGACGGTCATCAATATGCGGGGGACGCCGTGTCCAAAGGAGCGGCCGCCCTTGTCGCGGAGCATGCCGTGGATGCCGATGTGCCGCAGCTGATCGTCAAGGACAGCCGCTATGCCATGGCTGTCATTGCCAATCACTTTTACGGTTACCCGAGCGGACAAATGAAGCTGATCGGGGTTACGGGCACGAATGGAAAAACGACGACGACTTACTTGATCGAGCATATTATGCGGGAGCAGGGATTTCGTACCGGCTTGATGGGGACCATCCAAACGCGGATCGGATCGAAAATTATCGAGGCGGAGAGAACGACCCAGGATGTTGTGGATTTGCAGCGCAATCTGCATGAAATGGTCAAGGAAGAAACGGAATATTGCATCATGGAGGTATCCAGCCATGCGCTTGAGCTGGGACGGGTGAAGGGGTGCCGGTTCCGCACAGCCTTATTTACAAACCTGACTCAGGATCATCTCGATTACCATCAGACCATGGAAAACTATGCGGCAGCGAAGGGTCTTTTGTTTTCAAGATTGGGCAACGAATTTTTCGCAGATCCTCAAGAGAGGCAGTATGCCGTATTCAACGCCGACGATCCGGCCTCCGGGGCGTATCTGCGCCAGACCGCCGTTCAGGCGGTCACTTACGGGATTCGGAACGACTCGGACGTTCGCGCTTTCGATGTAAAAGTCACCGCGCAGGGAACCCGATTCAAGGTGTCCACCTTCCGCGGCGACACCGAGCTGCAGATGAAGCTGCTCGGGACCTTCAACGTTTACAATGCGCTAGCGGCCATTTCCGCCGCATTGATCGAAGGCATCCCGCTTGAGGCCGTCAAGCAATCGCTGGAGAATGTGCGGATTGTTGACGGACGGATGGAATCGATTTATCAAGGTCAGGATTTTCTGGTTGTGGTCGATTATGCGCATACGCCCGACGGGCTGGAGAACGCCCTGTCGACGATCAAGGAATTCGCCGAAGGCAGGGTGCTGACCGTCTTCGGATGCGGCGGGGACAGGGATCGGTTGAAACGGCCGATCATGGGCAAAATAGCGGCCCAGTACAGCGATCATGTTCTGGTCACATCGGATAATCCGCGCAGCGAGGACCCGGAAGCGATCATGCGGGATATCGAGCCGGGGATTTTGTCGCAAGGATGGGACCGGCAGCGGTACGACATGATCGTCGAACGCCGGGAAGCGATCCGGCAAGCGGTTCGCATGGCCGGCCCCGGGGATGTCGTGTTGATTGCAGGGAAGGGTCATGAAACGTATCAGATCATTAAAGGGAAAGTTTATGACTTTGACGACCGTTTGGTTGCCTCAGAAGAGATAAGGAGTTTACAATCGTGA
- the murB gene encoding UDP-N-acetylmuramate dehydrogenase: MQQVISELNTANIGEILLNEPMANHTTWKIGGPADLFIIPNGKQELSELVRILNRHRIPWINLGRGSNMLVMDKGIRGAVIKPGRGLDYVRFEKNIAYAGSAYSFIKFSVMAGKEGLTGVEFGGGIPGSVGGAVYMNAGAHGSDVSRILKSAEAVLETGELVQMQAEDLQFSYRHSLLQQLPAIVTEAVFELRYGDRKEIAAAMAFFKDRRLKTQPLQAACAGSVFRNPEGDHSARLIEAAGLKGFRVGGAQVSKLHSNFIVNTGKATASDVLTLMEHIQSTIDDQFGVKLVPEVLVVGER; encoded by the coding sequence ATGCAGCAGGTCATATCCGAATTAAACACCGCCAATATCGGGGAAATATTGCTGAACGAACCGATGGCCAATCACACTACTTGGAAAATAGGCGGTCCCGCTGACTTGTTTATCATTCCCAATGGAAAACAGGAATTGTCGGAGCTTGTCCGCATCCTGAATCGGCACCGGATTCCCTGGATCAACCTGGGAAGGGGATCGAATATGTTGGTAATGGATAAGGGCATTCGCGGAGCCGTGATCAAACCGGGCAGGGGACTTGATTACGTCCGGTTCGAAAAGAATATCGCATATGCCGGCTCAGCATACAGCTTCATCAAATTTTCCGTCATGGCAGGCAAAGAAGGATTGACCGGAGTGGAATTCGGCGGCGGCATTCCGGGAAGCGTGGGCGGAGCCGTATATATGAACGCAGGGGCGCACGGATCTGATGTGTCACGTATACTCAAGTCGGCTGAAGCCGTACTGGAAACAGGGGAATTGGTCCAAATGCAAGCCGAAGACCTGCAATTTTCTTATCGCCATTCGCTGCTGCAGCAGCTTCCCGCTATTGTTACGGAAGCCGTATTCGAGCTGCGCTACGGAGATCGGAAGGAGATCGCGGCTGCCATGGCCTTCTTCAAGGATCGCCGGCTAAAGACACAGCCGCTGCAGGCAGCATGCGCCGGCAGTGTATTCCGCAACCCGGAGGGGGATCATTCCGCGCGATTGATCGAAGCGGCCGGGCTGAAGGGATTCAGGGTTGGCGGCGCACAAGTGTCGAAGCTCCATTCCAATTTCATTGTGAACACCGGGAAAGCGACAGCCAGTGACGTTCTCACCCTGATGGAACACATCCAAAGCACGATTGATGATCAATTTGGAGTCAAACTTGTTCCTGAAGTATTGGTGGTGGGTGAACGGTAA
- the murG gene encoding undecaprenyldiphospho-muramoylpentapeptide beta-N-acetylglucosaminyltransferase produces the protein MRVVLTGGGTGGHIYPALAVGDRLRQEDPATELLYIGTNEGLEREIVGKRGIPFEAVRITGFRRKLFSAHNVKTVVRFLRGVARSKKLLREFKPDVVVGTGGFVCGPVVYAAAKLGIPTLIHEQNVIPGLTNRFLSRYVDCIAVSFKGSEAHFKKAAKVVYTGNPSASAALRADPRKGRDSLQLPKISSIVLITGGSRGARALNEAVLDMIPLLHSQKDVDFVWVTGEAYYETYTGKLSEMKVPDFVRVVPYLHNMPEILAATSLVVSRAGASFLAEITAMGIPAILIPSPNVTNNHQQANARWLQKEHAAELILENELNGAKLFKTVEKIISDPIRQEHMSRRSKSLGQPDAAQLVIRELLALQKGKKGI, from the coding sequence ATGCGAGTGGTATTAACCGGCGGAGGAACCGGGGGGCACATTTACCCGGCTCTTGCCGTCGGAGATCGGTTGAGGCAGGAAGATCCGGCAACCGAATTGCTTTACATCGGCACGAATGAAGGGCTGGAGCGCGAGATCGTCGGCAAGCGGGGCATTCCGTTTGAAGCGGTCCGGATTACCGGATTTCGCAGAAAGCTGTTTTCCGCCCATAATGTCAAAACCGTCGTCCGGTTTTTGCGGGGCGTTGCCCGTTCCAAAAAGCTGCTTCGCGAATTCAAACCGGATGTCGTGGTGGGTACGGGGGGATTCGTTTGCGGCCCGGTCGTCTACGCAGCCGCCAAGCTGGGGATTCCCACGCTGATTCATGAACAGAACGTCATCCCCGGCTTGACCAACCGGTTTTTGAGCCGATACGTCGATTGTATCGCGGTCAGCTTCAAAGGGTCGGAGGCCCATTTCAAAAAGGCCGCGAAGGTGGTTTATACGGGAAATCCGAGCGCCTCCGCAGCGCTTCGCGCCGATCCCCGGAAAGGACGGGACTCGCTTCAGCTGCCGAAGATCAGCTCGATTGTGCTGATTACAGGGGGAAGCAGGGGGGCAAGAGCTTTGAACGAGGCGGTTTTGGACATGATTCCGCTTCTGCACTCCCAAAAGGATGTCGATTTTGTCTGGGTGACGGGTGAAGCCTATTACGAGACTTATACCGGGAAGCTATCCGAAATGAAGGTGCCTGATTTTGTGCGCGTGGTCCCGTATCTTCACAACATGCCGGAAATTCTGGCGGCGACCTCGCTGGTCGTGAGCAGGGCGGGAGCTTCCTTTTTGGCGGAAATTACCGCAATGGGCATTCCTGCGATTTTGATCCCTTCTCCTAATGTGACGAATAACCACCAGCAAGCTAATGCCAGATGGCTGCAAAAGGAGCATGCCGCAGAACTGATTCTGGAAAACGAGCTGAACGGGGCAAAATTGTTTAAAACGGTGGAAAAAATCATCTCCGACCCGATTCGACAGGAGCACATGTCCCGCCGTTCCAAATCGCTGGGTCAGCCTGACGCCGCCCAGCTTGTGATTCGCGAGCTGCTAGCGCTGCAAAAGGGGAAAAAGGGGATTTAG
- the mraY gene encoding phospho-N-acetylmuramoyl-pentapeptide-transferase yields MDFTTVMFTMGVAFILSVIIGPLAIPILRRLKFGQQIRSDGPQGHQKKAGTPTMGGTIILLALVLAYFRVSERSDEFNVVLVATLGYGLVGFLDDYIKIVFKRSLGLTAKQKLFGQLFFAVLVCWLLVRMGHSTVLSVPLTDLSIDLGWLYYVFVILLMMGMANAVNFTDGLDGLLSGTSAIAFGALAVIAMYHTEQEAAIFSAAIIGAVLGFLVFNAHPAKVFMGDTGSLALGGGITAVAVLIKAELLLLLIGGIFVIEILSVILQVISFKTRGKRIFKMSPIHHHYELSGWSEWRVVITFWLVGLLFAILAIYINEGI; encoded by the coding sequence GTGGATTTTACAACTGTCATGTTTACAATGGGAGTAGCGTTTATACTATCCGTGATTATCGGGCCGCTGGCGATTCCGATTCTCCGCCGACTGAAATTCGGACAACAGATCCGCTCCGACGGCCCGCAGGGACATCAGAAGAAAGCGGGAACGCCGACGATGGGCGGAACGATCATTCTGCTCGCGCTGGTCCTGGCCTATTTTAGAGTGTCGGAAAGAAGCGATGAATTCAACGTGGTTTTGGTGGCCACTTTGGGATATGGCCTGGTGGGCTTTTTGGACGATTACATCAAAATCGTATTCAAACGATCTCTCGGTCTGACGGCAAAGCAAAAGCTGTTCGGCCAATTGTTCTTTGCCGTCCTGGTTTGCTGGCTGCTGGTACGAATGGGGCACAGCACCGTGCTGAGCGTTCCGCTGACGGACTTGTCCATCGATCTCGGATGGCTGTATTATGTCTTTGTGATTCTGCTGATGATGGGAATGGCCAATGCGGTGAATTTCACCGACGGTCTTGACGGTTTATTGTCCGGCACAAGCGCCATCGCCTTTGGAGCGTTGGCGGTCATCGCGATGTATCATACGGAACAGGAAGCGGCCATATTCTCCGCGGCGATCATCGGTGCTGTTCTCGGTTTTCTCGTATTCAATGCCCACCCCGCCAAGGTATTCATGGGCGACACCGGCTCGCTGGCCTTGGGCGGCGGCATCACGGCGGTCGCGGTTTTGATCAAAGCGGAGCTATTGCTGCTGTTGATCGGCGGGATTTTCGTAATTGAAATCTTGTCCGTCATCCTGCAGGTGATTTCTTTCAAAACGAGAGGCAAACGAATTTTCAAAATGAGCCCCATTCACCATCATTACGAATTGTCCGGTTGGTCGGAATGGAGAGTCGTCATCACCTTCTGGCTTGTCGGACTCCTATTTGCGATCCTGGCCATTTATATCAACGAGGGGATATAA
- a CDS encoding UDP-N-acetylmuramoyl-tripeptide--D-alanyl-D-alanine ligase codes for MINRSFLQIAQMIGSQIPEGEYQVLMIHGVSTDSRKLEQGNLFVPIAGERFDGHLFVEEAFARGAAAALWQSDHGTPPEGRPILVVDDTIRGLQTLAWRYREQLSARIVGITGSNGKTTTKDMIASILSTTYNVHKTEGNLNNHIGLPLTLLQMDEDTEMAVLEMGMSGRGEIELLSRLAQPEAAVITNIGESHLLQLGSREEIAKAKLEIVRGMKADGLLVYNGDEPLLSRLLDNSEEATLSDESQAASEDRIVLPPELKTFRFGRSVRNDFYPSGIMIDSEQHRTYFTLNVPNSANYVLPLLGQHNVINALAAIAVSKYMGVSEADIVRGLKSLKTTGMRIEIVKGITGLTILNDAYNASPTSMKAAIELLGEMKGYAKKIAVLGDMLELGKDEEEFHREIGRLLDPRNIDYIFTYGRLAESIAEEAAKRFEPGRVHAAEHKSDIAKRIASIASPGDLVLAKASRGMKFEEIVNELADISI; via the coding sequence GTGATCAATAGAAGCTTTTTGCAAATCGCTCAAATGATCGGCTCGCAGATCCCGGAGGGCGAATATCAGGTACTGATGATACATGGAGTATCCACTGATTCCAGAAAGCTGGAGCAGGGGAATTTGTTCGTGCCGATTGCCGGCGAGCGCTTTGACGGACACCTGTTTGTCGAAGAGGCGTTTGCCCGGGGAGCGGCCGCCGCTTTATGGCAGTCGGATCACGGGACTCCTCCCGAGGGCCGTCCGATATTGGTCGTGGACGATACGATCCGGGGGTTGCAAACACTGGCCTGGCGGTATCGGGAGCAGCTTTCCGCCAGGATCGTCGGAATTACCGGAAGCAACGGAAAAACGACGACAAAGGACATGATCGCTTCGATCCTGTCCACAACATACAACGTGCATAAAACCGAAGGGAATTTGAACAATCACATCGGTTTGCCGCTCACGCTGCTGCAGATGGATGAAGATACGGAAATGGCGGTATTGGAAATGGGCATGAGCGGGCGGGGCGAAATTGAGCTTCTCTCTCGTCTTGCCCAGCCGGAAGCGGCGGTCATTACGAATATCGGGGAATCGCATCTTCTGCAGCTAGGCTCCAGAGAAGAGATTGCCAAAGCCAAATTGGAAATTGTCCGCGGCATGAAAGCCGACGGACTGCTGGTATATAACGGCGATGAACCGCTGCTGTCCCGTCTGCTGGACAATTCCGAAGAAGCCACGCTTTCCGACGAATCCCAAGCCGCGTCGGAGGATCGAATCGTTTTGCCGCCGGAGCTGAAGACGTTTCGGTTCGGCCGTTCGGTCAGGAACGATTTTTATCCTTCGGGCATCATGATCGACAGCGAACAGCACCGGACATATTTTACGCTGAACGTTCCCAATTCGGCCAATTATGTGCTGCCGTTGCTCGGCCAGCATAATGTCATCAACGCCCTGGCAGCCATTGCCGTATCCAAGTATATGGGCGTTTCCGAAGCCGACATCGTCAGAGGCCTGAAATCGCTGAAAACCACAGGCATGAGAATCGAAATTGTCAAAGGGATAACGGGTCTGACCATACTCAATGATGCTTACAATGCCAGTCCCACCTCCATGAAAGCGGCCATCGAGCTGCTTGGGGAAATGAAAGGCTACGCTAAAAAAATCGCCGTATTGGGCGATATGCTGGAATTGGGCAAGGATGAAGAAGAATTTCACCGGGAAATCGGCAGATTGCTGGATCCCCGGAATATCGATTACATCTTTACGTACGGCCGGCTGGCCGAATCGATCGCGGAAGAGGCGGCGAAGCGCTTTGAGCCCGGCCGTGTGCATGCGGCGGAGCACAAGTCCGACATCGCCAAACGGATCGCTTCCATCGCTTCGCCGGGGGATTTGGTGCTGGCCAAGGCGTCGAGAGGCATGAAGTTTGAAGAGATCGTCAATGAGTTGGCCGACATTTCGATTTAG
- the murD gene encoding UDP-N-acetylmuramoyl-L-alanine--D-glutamate ligase, which yields MNHPETYRDKEVVVLGLAKSGYAVAKVFHQYGAKVTVNDLKKREDCPEADALEASGISVICGEHPDSLIHPGVALIVKNPGIRYSIPPMVKAAELGIETVTEVEVAYHLTRSPIIGITGSNGKTTTTTWIGKMLGEAGMSPVVAGNIGVPLCEAAGHTDEDQWLVVELSSFQLKGTKDFAPRIACLLNICETHLDYHVSMEDYIESKAKLFDNQTESDTAVINWDDPICRSLAETRVRSRLLPFSLRQTLPYGVYVETENSESGPDGSSWVVYVESSGNKHRIARLEELGLPGLFNAENALAAASAAIAAGAGLEAIRKALIEFRGVEHRLEWVRDLNGISIYNNSKATNPLATIKALEAFMQPVVWIGGGLDRGSDFSGILSQFTRQIKAVVALGETRQKIVNAARETGINQVHSVDTAKNNEGAIAEAVRAAYTFAQPGDVILFSPSCASWDMFASYEERGRMFKESVHNL from the coding sequence ATGAACCATCCGGAGACATACAGGGATAAGGAAGTCGTCGTATTGGGCTTGGCCAAAAGCGGATACGCCGTGGCTAAAGTGTTCCACCAATACGGAGCAAAGGTAACCGTCAACGATTTGAAAAAGCGGGAGGACTGCCCTGAAGCCGATGCTTTGGAAGCTTCGGGTATTTCTGTCATCTGCGGGGAACACCCGGATTCCTTGATTCATCCCGGTGTGGCGCTGATCGTCAAAAATCCGGGGATCCGTTACTCGATTCCGCCCATGGTCAAAGCTGCGGAGCTCGGGATCGAAACGGTTACGGAAGTGGAGGTCGCCTACCATTTGACCCGTTCGCCGATTATCGGCATTACCGGTTCGAACGGCAAAACGACGACAACCACCTGGATCGGAAAAATGCTCGGGGAGGCCGGCATGTCGCCCGTTGTTGCGGGCAATATCGGCGTACCGTTGTGTGAAGCCGCCGGGCACACGGACGAGGACCAATGGCTGGTTGTCGAGCTCAGCAGCTTCCAGCTGAAGGGAACGAAGGACTTTGCTCCGCGAATCGCCTGTCTGCTGAATATTTGCGAGACGCATCTTGATTACCACGTAAGCATGGAGGATTATATCGAATCCAAAGCCAAGCTGTTCGACAACCAGACGGAAAGCGATACAGCGGTAATCAATTGGGACGACCCGATCTGCCGAAGCTTGGCGGAAACCCGCGTCCGTTCGAGGCTCCTGCCGTTTTCACTGCGCCAGACGCTTCCATACGGCGTTTATGTTGAAACCGAAAATTCCGAATCCGGTCCTGACGGCAGCTCTTGGGTCGTTTATGTAGAGAGCAGCGGGAACAAGCACCGCATAGCGAGGTTGGAGGAGCTGGGGCTGCCCGGATTGTTCAACGCCGAGAATGCGCTTGCCGCTGCATCTGCTGCGATTGCCGCCGGCGCCGGCTTGGAAGCGATCCGCAAGGCTCTGATCGAATTTCGCGGGGTTGAGCATCGGCTCGAATGGGTTCGCGATCTGAACGGCATTTCCATCTATAACAATTCCAAGGCCACCAATCCATTGGCAACGATCAAAGCGCTGGAAGCTTTCATGCAACCCGTTGTATGGATTGGCGGGGGATTGGACCGCGGCTCGGATTTTTCCGGAATCCTGTCGCAATTCACCCGTCAAATCAAAGCGGTTGTCGCGCTGGGAGAAACGAGACAGAAAATTGTGAATGCCGCCCGGGAAACGGGAATCAATCAAGTGCATTCCGTCGATACTGCTAAGAATAACGAGGGAGCGATTGCGGAAGCTGTCCGTGCCGCCTACACCTTCGCCCAACCGGGAGATGTGATTTTATTCTCCCCATCCTGCGCCAGTTGGGACATGTTTGCATCCTATGAGGAACGAGGGCGAATGTTTAAAGAGTCGGTGCATAACCTTTAA